A single region of the Bdellovibrionota bacterium genome encodes:
- the secY gene encoding preprotein translocase subunit SecY — translation MANIANVAKIPELRNRILFSLGLVAVYRLGVQVPVPGVDAAALHQLWADQGRGTLLEVFNLFSGGALENFSIFALGIMPYISSSIILQLLTVVFPYLDQLQKEGEFGRRKITQYTRYLTVFLSCIQGFMMATMFEHRGGVGQVQLVINPGWAFKFQTVVSLASGTSFLMWLGEQMTERGVGNGISLIIFSGIVAGFPGAVIQTVGMIREGEMQPLGFLMLLVLMLAVVYAIIFFEQAQRRVPVQYAKRIVGRRMYQGQGTYFPIKLNSAGVIPPIFASSLLVFPATISSWAPGSTGWIHRITDQLNYGGWLYNSLYVALIVFFCYFYTAIQLNPDDVAENMKKYGGYVPGIRPGKTTAEYIERVVERLTLIGALYISAVCVLPMLLKTEGGVSFYFGGTSLLIVVGVALDTVAQIEAHLLTHHYEGFLGPRASRIKSRRG, via the coding sequence ATGGCCAACATCGCGAACGTAGCGAAGATTCCCGAGCTGCGGAATCGGATCCTCTTTTCCTTGGGTCTGGTCGCCGTCTATCGTCTCGGGGTTCAGGTGCCGGTGCCCGGAGTGGACGCCGCCGCCCTTCACCAATTATGGGCCGACCAGGGTCGAGGGACTTTACTGGAAGTGTTCAATCTGTTCAGCGGCGGAGCGCTCGAGAATTTCTCGATCTTCGCGCTGGGCATCATGCCCTACATCAGCTCGTCGATTATTTTACAGCTCTTAACGGTGGTTTTCCCTTATCTGGATCAGCTGCAGAAAGAAGGCGAATTCGGACGCCGAAAAATCACGCAGTACACGCGCTACTTAACGGTGTTCTTGAGCTGCATACAAGGGTTCATGATGGCGACGATGTTCGAGCACCGGGGAGGGGTCGGGCAGGTTCAGCTCGTCATCAATCCGGGCTGGGCATTTAAGTTCCAGACGGTCGTTTCGCTCGCGTCGGGGACGTCGTTCCTGATGTGGCTCGGGGAACAGATGACCGAGCGCGGCGTCGGAAACGGAATCTCGTTGATTATCTTTTCGGGCATCGTGGCGGGGTTCCCTGGGGCCGTCATCCAAACGGTGGGCATGATCCGGGAGGGCGAGATGCAGCCGCTCGGATTCTTGATGCTTCTCGTTCTGATGCTCGCCGTCGTCTACGCGATCATTTTCTTCGAACAGGCCCAACGGCGCGTGCCGGTTCAATATGCAAAACGGATCGTCGGCCGGCGAATGTATCAGGGGCAGGGGACGTATTTCCCGATCAAGTTAAATTCTGCCGGCGTCATTCCGCCGATATTCGCCAGCTCTCTTCTGGTGTTTCCGGCGACGATCTCTTCCTGGGCTCCCGGATCGACGGGATGGATTCATCGAATTACGGATCAGCTTAATTATGGAGGGTGGCTCTATAATAGTTTGTATGTCGCGCTGATCGTATTCTTTTGTTATTTCTACACGGCCATTCAGCTCAATCCGGACGATGTCGCCGAGAACATGAAGAAGTACGGCGGCTACGTTCCGGGAATTCGGCCGGGCAAGACGACGGCGGAATATATTGAGAGAGTCGTGGAAAGACTCACACTCATCGGGGCGCTCTATATTTCGGCCGTGTGCGTGTTGCCGATGCTGCTAAAAACCGAAGGGGGCGTGTCGTTTTATTTCGGCGGTACGAGCCTCTTGATCGTCGTCGGTGTCGCGCTGGACACCGTCGCCCAGATCGAAGCCCATCTGTTGACCCATCATTACGAAGGATTCCTGGGGCCGCGCGCCAGCCGGATTAAGAGCCGAAGAGGATAG